The following proteins come from a genomic window of Penaeus monodon isolate SGIC_2016 chromosome 22, NSTDA_Pmon_1, whole genome shotgun sequence:
- the LOC119587027 gene encoding ester hydrolase C11orf54 homolog → MSSFPVAHKPLHTPPLQEVAEVLQTALKAKFANAEVTVVDCPDLTKPPYGLEAAGLCGSPRLADVGGVPYLMPMVQKDKLYDVKDLAVAVGLPSAFVVGAGAGPHPHVGVNSEMMANIKTGDSTSNGSRVAKINVAGSYELQKLPQTETRCALMLNMFASEGRPGKVLRVSAKKRTGDTNLVTCMREALKIHYGDKPVGLGGTFRLVEGKAKCHVMPEFSPVPLTCDAEVNEWLRFFDMPAPMVFLSTFVSSDPDLDLRVEHSHGYGSDCGGHYHYDTTPETVEYEGYYNIAEVIYRIDRPKETHSVGRN, encoded by the coding sequence ATGTCTTCCTTTCCGGTTGCACACAAACCCCTTCATACACCGCCACTGCAGGAGGTAGCAGAGGTGTTGCAGACCGCACTAAAGGCCAAATTCGCCAATGCCGAGGTTACAGTCGTTGATTGTCCAGATTTGACTAAACCTCCCTATGGACTAGAAGCAGCAGGATTGTGTGGATCGCCTCGGTTGGCTGACGTGGGGGGCGTGCCGTACCTCATGCCCATGGTGCAGAAAGACAAACTGTACGATGTTAAAGACCTGGCAGTTGCAGTTGGACTTCCATCTGCCTTTGTGGTCGGCGCAGGGGCAGGACCTCATCCCCATGTGGGTGTCAACAGTGAAATGATGGCAAATATCAAGACCGGGGACAGCACTTCGAATGGTTCCCGAGTGGCAAAAATAAATGTTGCAGGCAGTTATGAGCTACAGAAGCTTCCTCAAACCGAGACAAGGTGCGCTTTGATGCTGAACATGTTCGCTAGCGAGGGGCGTCCTGGCAAAGTGCTGCGCGTCTCGGCCAAGAAGCGGACGGGTGACACCAACCTGGTGACCTGCATGAGGGAGGCACTCAAGATACACTATGGAGACAAGCCGGTGGGTCTGGGAGGAACTTTCCGTCTCGTGGAAGGCAAGGCGAAGTGCCATGTGATGCCCGAGTTCTCACCTGTGCCTCTGACCTGCGACGCCGAGGTCAACGAATGGCTGCGGTTCTTTGACATGCCGGCGCCGATGGTGTTCCTCTCAACGTTCGTCTCCAGCGACCCCGACCTCGACCTACGTGTGGAACACTCGCATGGGTACGGGAGTGACTGCGGTGGACACTACCACTACGACACCACACCCGAAACTGTGGAGTATGAGGGTTACTATAACATTGCAGAAGTTATTTATCGAATTGACAGACCTAAGGAAACCCATTCAGTCGGTAGGAATTAG